A stretch of the Filimonas lacunae genome encodes the following:
- a CDS encoding 2-phosphosulfolactate phosphatase: MNSKPFLNTVLSPRLLDLYDISNCVVVIIDVFRATSTIATALYNGAAKVIPVDSVPRCIELGKITGGITAGERDGKVVEGLQHGNSPAEYPRSFIEGQTLVLTTTNGTKLLHMALERGASEVITGSFPNLSTVCDHLVHSGKNVILGCSAWKDKFNLEDTLFAGAVIQRIKEHFTIHCDSSLMAENMYALHQNDMPSFIRKTTHWHRLAAYGMEKDLDYCVSIDVANVLPVYTNGALLVNPQ, translated from the coding sequence ATGAATTCCAAGCCGTTTTTGAATACAGTGTTATCTCCCAGGTTATTAGACCTGTATGATATTTCGAATTGTGTAGTAGTGATTATTGACGTATTCCGTGCTACATCCACAATTGCTACCGCTTTATATAATGGCGCAGCCAAGGTAATTCCGGTTGACAGTGTGCCACGTTGCATTGAGCTGGGTAAAATTACGGGAGGCATTACTGCAGGCGAAAGAGACGGCAAAGTGGTAGAAGGCCTGCAACATGGCAATTCTCCGGCAGAATATCCACGCAGTTTTATTGAAGGACAAACCCTGGTGCTTACTACCACCAACGGTACCAAATTATTACATATGGCACTGGAAAGAGGTGCATCGGAGGTAATTACCGGCTCTTTTCCCAACCTTTCTACAGTTTGTGATCACCTAGTGCATTCTGGCAAAAACGTTATCCTGGGATGTTCTGCCTGGAAAGATAAGTTCAATCTTGAAGACACTTTGTTTGCAGGTGCTGTAATTCAACGTATTAAAGAGCATTTTACCATTCATTGCGACAGCAGCTTAATGGCCGAAAACATGTATGCCTTGCATCAGAACGATATGCCCAGTTTTATCAGAAAAACTACCCATTGGCACCGCCTGGCTGCTTATGGAATGGAGAAAGACCTGGATTACTGTGTAAGTATTGATGTAGCTAACGTTTTACCGGTATATACTAACGGTGCGTTACTCGTAAATCCTCAATAA
- a CDS encoding DEAD/DEAH box helicase codes for MALPHLIKYVYNNGTDEVIRRGKKIHAVNNVELVEYDYLLGSVTFRVKDDAYSTYYKVHITKFKDPKTLSLRCGCPYNLGEICRHEAAALFQLQELVDKNMLGEKDIVYDQRHTVVKMKQLDLKLIRLMSAPASFTQAETYLRSSKANILEAKDERVLAEVEYDEKVQKVLIQKNEERNFDTSCNCGEDPSHPLCVHKTILLLQLLNSHGPNYFDSIRNWDKEKDKLLALYGYSLADDIEGKFEFTYKDGKPFLRLLDTSIKRVALNPSATSAAPKPVVAPVLPQQEVMEEVINANEEEEKRPAYKVGVVFSNNQHQYPWLQVDAIQGESNEEQNAFVGKVEKLDLAKFINTEIFDESDKALVQQLRKLLPGEVSRYLNRNSPFSAIWENIVQQHDDALPEETRHLIVEYLHPRYKKLVTDIAGAPFAYLLPPGKAFQTSNLQSVICAEELITPEFVVNQKDGKFEISCFVKVSDGRFNISENELSTPLLFKLHDALYLWKKAEDVMLAEKFMPSGVIVIDEENWEKELQNFVLPLTKEYQVTFSNVQKEEVKDLKPEIKLLLRERGDYLLFQPVFSYKGYEVKAGDKEKVILPVADKLLVIHRNIEAEENFFKQIENLHSGFIRPEEGNLLALKGAEVLKNNWFFLFVDAVKEMNLPVFGFEALKSFRFNTAKPSTKIFISSHTDWFDAKVDIHFGDQQVTVADVKKALANKQQYVQLQDGTLGILPEEWIKKYSLLFRVGDGKSGSNIKLSKYHFSVIEELYEQRDEEELVFQLEAKYEKLREFQNIPVVDAPEHLQPILRPYQTSGFQWLNYLSQVQWGGILADDMGLGKTIQALSFLHHLKKENDDMRALVVCPTTLMYNWENEIKKFTPNLKYYIHHGGLRNTETLMDASIDVIITTYGTLRSDIKYFSEIAFDYVVLDESQAIKNPASKVTKAACVLNAKNRLCLSGTPLQNNTFDIYAQMNFLNPGMLGSMEFFKQEFSVPIDKFGEKEQKEHLRRLLFPFILRRTKEQVAKDLPAKSEMILFCEMGKEQREIYDAYRNDYRDKILGVVDSQGVGRSQLTILQGLMKLRQICDSPAIIKEDETFPNASVKLEELGREISENISNHKALVFSQFLGMLALIRAKLTELGIDYEYFDGSTSAPDREKAIRRFQSEDSCRVFLISLKAGGVGLNLTAADYVYIVDPWWNPAVEQQAIDRTHRIGQTKNIFAYRMICKDTVEDKILLLQEKKKALAADLITDDAGFVKSLTRDDIEYLFS; via the coding sequence ATGGCACTACCGCACCTGATCAAATATGTATACAATAACGGAACTGACGAAGTCATTCGCCGTGGCAAGAAGATACACGCCGTTAACAACGTAGAACTGGTTGAATACGATTACTTGCTAGGCTCCGTTACCTTTCGGGTAAAGGACGATGCCTATTCAACGTATTATAAAGTACACATTACCAAGTTCAAAGATCCCAAAACCTTATCTCTTCGTTGCGGTTGCCCTTATAATCTGGGCGAAATTTGCCGCCACGAAGCAGCTGCGCTTTTCCAATTGCAGGAGCTGGTAGATAAAAACATGTTGGGAGAGAAGGACATTGTATACGACCAGCGCCATACGGTAGTAAAAATGAAGCAGTTAGACCTGAAATTAATCAGGTTAATGTCGGCCCCCGCTTCATTCACGCAGGCAGAGACTTATTTACGATCGTCTAAAGCCAATATTCTGGAAGCCAAAGACGAAAGGGTACTTGCCGAGGTGGAATACGATGAGAAGGTGCAGAAAGTACTGATTCAGAAAAATGAAGAACGAAACTTTGACACCAGCTGCAACTGCGGCGAAGATCCCTCCCACCCACTTTGTGTACATAAAACGATACTGCTTCTTCAACTTCTCAATAGCCACGGCCCCAATTATTTTGATTCTATTCGCAACTGGGATAAAGAAAAGGATAAGTTATTAGCCTTATATGGTTATTCATTGGCAGATGACATAGAAGGCAAATTTGAGTTTACTTATAAAGACGGTAAGCCCTTTTTAAGGCTACTGGATACCAGTATAAAAAGGGTAGCATTAAACCCTTCTGCTACTTCGGCTGCACCCAAACCTGTTGTAGCTCCAGTTCTGCCACAGCAGGAGGTAATGGAAGAAGTGATAAATGCTAATGAAGAAGAAGAGAAAAGGCCAGCTTACAAAGTGGGGGTTGTGTTTAGCAACAATCAACACCAGTATCCGTGGCTACAGGTAGATGCTATACAGGGCGAATCCAATGAGGAGCAGAATGCTTTCGTTGGAAAAGTAGAAAAACTAGATCTCGCTAAGTTTATTAATACTGAGATTTTTGATGAAAGCGATAAAGCACTGGTACAGCAATTAAGAAAGCTGTTGCCGGGAGAGGTAAGTCGTTATTTAAACAGAAATTCTCCTTTTAGTGCTATTTGGGAAAACATAGTGCAGCAGCATGATGATGCTTTGCCCGAAGAAACCCGTCATCTCATTGTTGAATACCTGCATCCTCGCTATAAAAAACTGGTAACGGATATTGCCGGCGCTCCTTTTGCATACCTGCTGCCCCCCGGGAAAGCTTTTCAAACAAGTAATCTTCAATCGGTTATATGTGCAGAAGAGTTGATTACACCAGAATTTGTGGTAAATCAGAAGGATGGCAAATTTGAAATCAGTTGTTTTGTAAAAGTGTCAGATGGCAGGTTTAACATCAGCGAAAATGAATTAAGTACTCCGCTGCTATTTAAGTTACATGATGCCTTGTATCTATGGAAAAAGGCAGAAGATGTAATGCTGGCAGAGAAATTTATGCCATCAGGTGTAATTGTAATTGATGAGGAAAACTGGGAAAAAGAGCTGCAGAATTTTGTTCTGCCACTTACCAAGGAATACCAGGTTACCTTTAGCAACGTTCAGAAAGAAGAAGTAAAAGACCTGAAACCAGAAATAAAACTGTTATTAAGGGAAAGGGGCGATTACTTACTATTCCAACCTGTGTTTAGTTATAAAGGTTACGAGGTAAAAGCGGGCGATAAAGAAAAAGTGATATTACCGGTTGCTGATAAGCTATTGGTGATACATCGTAATATAGAAGCAGAAGAAAATTTCTTTAAACAGATAGAAAACCTTCACTCCGGCTTTATTCGTCCCGAAGAAGGCAACCTGCTGGCTTTAAAAGGAGCCGAGGTATTGAAGAATAACTGGTTTTTCCTGTTTGTAGATGCTGTAAAGGAAATGAATCTGCCGGTGTTTGGATTCGAGGCCCTGAAAAGCTTCCGTTTTAACACCGCTAAACCTTCTACCAAAATATTCATCAGCAGTCATACCGATTGGTTTGACGCTAAAGTGGATATTCATTTTGGAGATCAGCAGGTGACTGTTGCCGATGTGAAAAAAGCATTGGCCAACAAACAACAGTATGTGCAGCTACAGGATGGAACACTCGGCATTCTGCCAGAGGAGTGGATTAAAAAATACTCCCTGTTGTTTAGAGTAGGTGATGGGAAAAGCGGCAGCAACATTAAGCTGAGCAAGTACCACTTTAGCGTTATTGAAGAATTATACGAGCAGCGGGATGAGGAAGAGTTGGTTTTCCAGCTAGAAGCTAAGTACGAAAAACTGCGTGAGTTTCAGAATATTCCGGTAGTAGACGCTCCGGAGCATTTACAGCCTATATTAAGACCTTACCAGACATCTGGCTTCCAATGGTTGAATTACCTTAGCCAGGTGCAGTGGGGTGGTATTTTAGCAGATGATATGGGTTTGGGTAAAACCATACAGGCGCTGTCATTTCTGCATCATCTGAAAAAAGAAAATGACGACATGAGGGCTTTGGTGGTATGTCCCACTACCCTGATGTATAACTGGGAAAACGAGATTAAAAAGTTCACGCCTAACTTAAAATATTATATCCACCACGGAGGGCTGCGTAATACAGAAACTTTAATGGACGCATCTATTGATGTAATTATTACCACCTATGGCACCCTGCGCAGTGATATTAAATATTTTTCTGAAATAGCATTTGATTATGTGGTGTTGGATGAAAGTCAGGCTATTAAAAACCCGGCAAGTAAGGTAACCAAAGCGGCCTGTGTATTAAATGCAAAAAATCGCTTGTGCCTAAGTGGTACGCCTTTACAAAACAACACCTTTGATATTTATGCCCAAATGAACTTCCTTAACCCTGGTATGCTGGGTTCAATGGAGTTTTTCAAGCAGGAGTTTTCTGTTCCTATTGATAAGTTTGGCGAAAAAGAACAAAAGGAACACTTGCGTCGCCTACTGTTCCCTTTCATATTACGCAGAACAAAAGAACAGGTCGCTAAAGACTTACCGGCTAAGAGCGAAATGATCCTGTTTTGCGAAATGGGTAAAGAACAGCGCGAAATTTATGATGCGTATCGTAATGATTATCGCGATAAAATTCTGGGTGTAGTAGATTCACAAGGCGTGGGACGATCACAATTGACCATCCTGCAGGGCTTAATGAAGCTGCGCCAGATTTGTGATAGCCCGGCGATTATTAAAGAAGATGAAACTTTCCCCAATGCTTCTGTGAAACTGGAAGAGCTGGGTCGTGAAATATCAGAAAATATCAGCAACCATAAAGCACTGGTATTTTCGCAGTTCCTGGGCATGTTAGCCCTTATAAGAGCCAAGCTAACCGAGCTGGGTATTGACTATGAATATTTTGATGGTAGCACCTCTGCTCCGGATCGTGAAAAAGCAATACGTCGTTTCCAATCCGAAGATTCGTGTCGTGTTTTCTTAATTTCTTTAAAAGCAGGTGGTGTCGGTTTGAACCTTACTGCCGCCGATTATGTTTATATTGTAGATCCATGGTGGAACCCCGCCGTGGAGCAACAGGCTATTGACAGGACACATCGGATCGGACAAACCAAAAACATATTTGCTTATAGAATGATTTGTAAAGACACCGTAGAAGATAAAATATTATTGCTACAGGAGAAGAAAAAAGCGCTGGCGGCAGACTTGATCACAGACGATGCAGGATTTGTGAAGAGTCTTACCAGGGATGATATTGAGTACCTGTTCAGCTAA